GGCGCGTCCGGCGAAGGGCGACTTGACGGTGATCCGCGCCGTGGCGCCGGGCAGATAGCTTTCCTTGTCGGCTTTCAGCTCGACGCGGTCGGGCATGACGGCGCCCATGGAAGCGGAGCCGGTCCAGTTTTCCCACACCCAGAGGCGCAGCGAGGCGCGTCCATCGGCGTGAGTGAAGGTCAGGCGGTATTCGCCCTCGTCCTTGGGCGTGAAGGCGTATTTGCCCTTGCCGTTCAGCGTGACCTTGTCCGTGACGGGCTCGGAGAACTCTTCCTGCCAGGTCATGCGGCTGCCGTTGTCGTCGCTGACCATCACGTAGCGGCTGGTGACCTTGCTGATCTCGACGGCCACTTCGCCCAGGTTTACGGGCTTGTCGTCCGGATCGACGGCGACGAGGCCGATCTCGGCGGAGCTGTTGGGACGGACTTCGGCCTTCGGGGCCATCACGCCGATCAGCGCCTTGGTGGGATAGATCGGCGCCGAAACCGTGCTGCCGGTCCAGCGGCCGTTGGCTTCCATGACGTTGAGACGCAGATGGGCGCGGATGATCGAAGGAGCGTTCAGATCGGCCTCGGGCGTCCAGACGGCCTGAGCGGCGCCGTTCTCGTCAAGCTCTCCGCTGGCGATCTGGCCGGAAGAGCGCCCGGCGTCCTTGCCCATTTCGGAGCCGAAGACGTAGCTGGGATTCGCCTTGGAGACGTAGGCTTCGGGAACGGTGGTGTAATCGAGTTCCCAGTTCAGGCCGGCGCCGCTGCCGCCGAAGAGGTAGCGGGCGCTGAGTTCGAGCGTGGCTTCCTGCCCGGGATAAAACGCCTTGGGGGCCTGAAGCTTCGTTTCGATCTGAGGCGGACGGAACTCCTCGATCTGCACGGCGCGCTCGGCGACGACGGTCTTCGTGCCGGGAACGGTCAGCCGCAGCGAATAGGAACCGCTGTCGACCGTAGCGGGGATCGGTACGGAGACGACGCCCGTGCCGTCGGCGCCGAGCTTGATGACGCCGGAAGCCAGGTCGATGCCGCGGGCGGTCAGCGCCCAATTCAGCGGGAATTCGCCGGGCAGTTCGAGCACGGTGCTGCGCACGATCGCCTTGGCTTCGAGCGTTTCGCCCGGCTGCCAGAGCGCGCGCGGCAGGATCCACATGCCGTCGTAGGCGTCGTTCCACGGCGCGCCGGAGATGTCGACGTCGCGGCCGGAAAGCTGATTGACGCCGAGCTTGACGAAGGAGAGACGTCCTTCCTTTTCAACGGTGGCCACGGAAGGCTGAAGGTCTTCCTGCCAACCTTCGGCGACGCCGAAGGAAACCAGGCCGTCGGCATCCGTCGTTCCGTTCAGGAGCAGCTGATTTTTGCTGGAGTAAACTTTCACTTCGGCTCCGGACAGCGGCTTGCTGTCCGAGATCGAATTGGCCCAGATCTGCAGGCCGCGCTTGTACATGCGCGCCGACAGCGCCGTGTCGGTGATGGTGAGGAGCATTCTGGCGCTGTCCCACGTGGAGGGATCTCCGTTTTTGGCCTCGATCAGGTAGACGCCTTCGCCTTCGCAGCCGAGGCCGGCCAGATCGAGGGCGCGGCGCGCGGTCTCGTTGACCATGCCGCCGACGGCGTATTTCTTGGAACCGAGCGGTTTTGCCCAGCTGATGAAGCTGCCCTCGTCGTCAAGATCGAGCGCGGCGATCGGCACGTTGTTGTTGTAGAGCCGCCACGCCGAAACTTCGAGCGTTTCGATGTTGGCGCTCTCCACGGCGACGCACGGGGCCTCCGCGGGCGTGAGGAACATTCCGGCGGCGGGGAAGCGCACGAAAGAGGGCATGTCGGGGAAGATGAACGCTTTGACGAAATCTTCTTTCATCGGTTGGGCGTCCTGCCCGGTCAGTCCCTTGCGGATCGTCAGTGTGACGCGGCTGCGGGGCGCGAAATCGCCCTCGATGTTGAAGCCGTCGTAACTGCCGGTCAGTGTGAAGGGAACGGCGGGAGACAGTTCGATGAATCCTTTGGCCTTGGCCAGATCGACGCTGTTGTTCAGACCGACGCGGATACGCCCGCGGCCGGATTCGTTCATGTAGGCGTTGGAATCGGTCACCAGCGTTTCGGTGGAGACGTTCAGCGTCGCTTCGAGCCCGCCTGCCTGCGGCAGGTCGCCCTTGTCGGGCAGCAGCCCGCCCTCGACGAGGACTTTGACGCTCTTGCCGTAGACGGAGCTGGTGCGGACGACGATCTCTTTGGCGGGCGTCGCGCCCTGGATGTTGTAGCTCACGGAGTTGCCGGCGGCGTTGAAGATCTTCAGGAAGCCGCGCAGGCGCACGGGCGAGACTTCGGCGCTGAAGTCGAGGCGCAGCGTCAGCTCGCGGTTGGGCGACGTGCCGATGATGGTCACGCGGTCGAAGCTGAGCGCCGGGCGGTGGAACGTGAAGCTCTGACGTCCCGCGACCAGCGATCCGCCGGCGGTGCGGAGCCCGCCGGGGCCGAAATCGGCGTCATAGCGCGTGGCCGGCTGCAGATTGGCGGACGGCGTGAAGACCAGCTGATTCGTCTTCACCCACTTGGCCGTACCGGCCAGAGCCGGACGGAATTTGAGCGGCACCGCGCCGCCCGTGAGGGGCTTGTTCAGCTGGTTGCTTTTCACCACGTCGCCGCTGAAAGTAACGGTGAACTTCGGGCGGTTGGCCGTCACTTCGCCCTCGGGGGAGAAGCTTTTGACGGTCACATCGTTGGCCGCCCATGCCGCGCCGGCGAGAATCAAGCCGCACAGCAGGGCGCCGAAAAATTTGCGCATGGAAAGACCTCCTTGCGAGAAAGATTTTATGATGCGGAAAACGAGCTTACGGAAGCCGCGTTAACACCAGAAACGTTCCCCGTGGAACAGCTTCGGCCGGCGCGCGAATTCCGCCGGCAGGCTCGCGGTTGACCGCGCCGGGACGCGGAAGGACGACCGCACGGCCGGCGGCGTGGCCGGCGCCGACTTTTTGTTGATGAAGTACCAGGCGCCGCCGATAAGCGCCGCCGCCAGGAGCACGGCGATGGTGACGCGGAGCGCCGAGATCGGCGACTTGCCGCCGACCCGTCCGGTCTGGCCGTTGACCATGAAGTTGTAGACCTTGCCGTTGTAGCGGAACGACGACAGCCACACCGGCAGCAGCAGATACTTGAACTTGAGGTCGTCGTAGCTGGTCTGTACGTTGACGTTGGCGACCGTGTCGGCGCGGCATTCGTAGCGGATCTTCTGCTTGACCTGGCGTTCGAGATGGTCGTGGATCTCTTCGCGTCCCTGTTCCCAGCCGTCGTTGAGGCCGACGGAGTAGCGTTCGGCGGCGTAGCCGGCCAGGTATCGGGGGTTATAAGCGACGTTGGCCTCGGTGTCGAAGGGCAGGATCTCGTTCAGGATCGAGGCGTCGTGGCGCGCCGTGGCGAGCACGGGATGATCGTTGACGAATTCGCTGTAATCGCCGGAAGTGTAGTACCAGTCGGTGACCGTGCGGGTTTTGCCGTCGGCCTCCCTGACCGTGCGGTAGATGCCGTAGCGCCCGTCGTACTCGGACTCGGTCTGCGTGTCGAAGGTCCAGTAAGGCAGATAGACGCCGTGGAAGGCGTCGGGACGCGCCTTCTGCTTGGCCAGCGACGGGCAGAACAGTTTGCCGGCGATCCAGCGCTTGAAGTTCGCGCCGGCGGTCTTCTTGTCGATCTTGAACGGGCAGACGCCGCCGGGGGCCATGGTGTCGTCGTCCTGCACTTCCATGACCTGGTTGGAACCGCAGTAAGGGCATTCGTTGGCGACTTCGAGCGCGTCGTAGATCGTTTCCGCGCCGCAGGACTCGCAGAGAACCCTTTTCTTGGCGGCTCCCCAGTCGTGACTGGCGCGGTCTTCGGCGTCTTCGAAGTCGATCTCGCGGGCGGCCTCGCCGGCCGCGATCTCTTCGGCGTATTCGCAGTAGGGACATTTCATGCCGCCCGTGGCGGGGTCGAACTCCATGACGCCGCCGCACTGCGGGCATTTCTTGTCGGTCTCGTCCTTGGTTCGGACCCGTACAGGTTCCTGCTCATCCTGAAAGGCCGGTTTTTCTTCCATGGAATTTTCTCCTTTCGTCAAGCGCGATGCGGAAACTCTATGGGAAATCCCTTATTTGTTGATGTTGTCGTTCTCGTCGAAGGGATCGCCGCAC
This sequence is a window from Pyramidobacter sp. YE332. Protein-coding genes within it:
- a CDS encoding alpha-2-macroglobulin family protein, producing the protein MRKFFGALLCGLILAGAAWAANDVTVKSFSPEGEVTANRPKFTVTFSGDVVKSNQLNKPLTGGAVPLKFRPALAGTAKWVKTNQLVFTPSANLQPATRYDADFGPGGLRTAGGSLVAGRQSFTFHRPALSFDRVTIIGTSPNRELTLRLDFSAEVSPVRLRGFLKIFNAAGNSVSYNIQGATPAKEIVVRTSSVYGKSVKVLVEGGLLPDKGDLPQAGGLEATLNVSTETLVTDSNAYMNESGRGRIRVGLNNSVDLAKAKGFIELSPAVPFTLTGSYDGFNIEGDFAPRSRVTLTIRKGLTGQDAQPMKEDFVKAFIFPDMPSFVRFPAAGMFLTPAEAPCVAVESANIETLEVSAWRLYNNNVPIAALDLDDEGSFISWAKPLGSKKYAVGGMVNETARRALDLAGLGCEGEGVYLIEAKNGDPSTWDSARMLLTITDTALSARMYKRGLQIWANSISDSKPLSGAEVKVYSSKNQLLLNGTTDADGLVSFGVAEGWQEDLQPSVATVEKEGRLSFVKLGVNQLSGRDVDISGAPWNDAYDGMWILPRALWQPGETLEAKAIVRSTVLELPGEFPLNWALTARGIDLASGVIKLGADGTGVVSVPIPATVDSGSYSLRLTVPGTKTVVAERAVQIEEFRPPQIETKLQAPKAFYPGQEATLELSARYLFGGSGAGLNWELDYTTVPEAYVSKANPSYVFGSEMGKDAGRSSGQIASGELDENGAAQAVWTPEADLNAPSIIRAHLRLNVMEANGRWTGSTVSAPIYPTKALIGVMAPKAEVRPNSSAEIGLVAVDPDDKPVNLGEVAVEISKVTSRYVMVSDDNGSRMTWQEEFSEPVTDKVTLNGKGKYAFTPKDEGEYRLTFTHADGRASLRLWVWENWTGSASMGAVMPDRVELKADKESYLPGATARITVKSPFAGRAILALGSDRPVMVKSFDMADKETTVDVPVTEELLPNGWLTIQVVRPESADTKPPYRALGALPLKLDLSDRRLNVSVEAPDKAEPGVFSAKIRVADAKGQPAKGTVAVALVDRGILLLSGSDNADPWKYFTRRRGMDGKMCDIYDSLLPIEARGTALLHPAGGDDAEMSRAKLMANADMMSPVRASDYKPLSIWLPAVELKDGTAEITTQVPEFAGALRVEAIAVDGVALGRAESESKIARPVVIDLTLPRFTAPGDQLQAALNVTAEQGGSASAVVTPAEGLDLNFNGQSEWKDTIALTANKRLELTSLIPTLTARSASEHGALKASVSLDGRDYASETGLAIRPGWPLTSVVGGGSAGEGSTDIVLPDDWYPGTGSLTLTISGAPVVDAVSLLETVDTWGFGLDRLVSRGWITLNMPSLLSDEDQDLVNPIENRIAMNTVLAGLASYQLYDGSWSAWRGDGTDAWGSVAALHLLTAVKAAGVIEPSGLNAGAQWLRRYMAEPLPEKNVREAMNARAYGAYVLALGGEAPLGWMNWLEERIGDLSGSGRALLAASYALAGDQEKAQALAGSESSSADAKLSLPEAGFRMLALDAIEPGGAPSRDLAARIAAELAKGSGRRSARDAGSMIMALGVFSTHVVPGPVTAKLFDADGNEAAVFDGKPAIWRGGKGGTMKLEASGAGSIWYSWTASGVPNKEPRSYSRGLRVERSFVDAKTGENLDLSSIAFGQEAAMKIKVTASSRPAALRLSALLPAGFEAVSAGEMTAGEGYSVRSDLRFDRLLLHIDGQGKNFEWKLPLRAVYRGTFSVPPISVEALGNKGIGYLGKAGTVTIQ